One window of Fusobacterium polymorphum genomic DNA carries:
- a CDS encoding helix-turn-helix transcriptional regulator — MDLTERQKKILIMLKEKSSLSGDEIAQNLNVTKSALRTDFSILTGLKLITAKQNKGYTYNKCTIKRVRDCMSPQNSISVKTSVYDAIIHLFNFDLGTLIVVENEKLVGIISRKDLLKAALNRKNIEKIPVSIIMTRMPNIVHCFEDDNIMEAIEKLIKHEIDSLPVLRKEKGKLSLVGRFTKTNVTKLFYQELKNKSI; from the coding sequence ATGGATTTAACAGAACGACAAAAAAAAATTCTTATAATGTTAAAAGAAAAATCATCATTATCAGGAGATGAAATTGCACAAAATCTTAATGTTACAAAATCAGCATTAAGAACAGATTTTTCAATTTTAACAGGATTGAAATTAATTACAGCTAAACAAAATAAAGGTTATACTTATAATAAATGCACAATAAAAAGAGTTAGGGATTGTATGAGTCCTCAAAATTCAATTAGTGTAAAGACATCAGTTTATGATGCAATTATACATTTATTTAATTTTGATTTAGGAACTTTAATTGTAGTTGAAAATGAAAAATTAGTTGGAATTATTTCAAGAAAAGATTTACTAAAAGCAGCTTTAAATAGAAAAAATATAGAAAAAATACCTGTTAGTATAATAATGACAAGAATGCCAAATATTGTACACTGTTTTGAAGATGATAATATAATGGAAGCGATAGAGAAATTAATAAAACATGAGATAGATTCTCTACCTGTTCTTAGGAAAGAAAAAGGAAAACTATCACTAGTTGGAAGATTTACAAAGACAAATGTGACAAAATTATTTTATCAAGAACTTAAAAATAAAAGTATCTAG
- a CDS encoding DUF4132 domain-containing protein: MLNFYGNKFTSKVNSFISKIKTEVKTLDRDNQRFIEDIFTKRNYHGYGEILQDNLINKFSRRENAKFEDIFPENIYPALEILIGEANLKNFIKIGEKITKTPYTMGYTRRMVRSTNYRNYIDKLFSVLKTFVHYKFFDIDTKKLLLGNCDFHGLEGWDLKNLISSLENKYVIANEIDNGNQEVIDFINEALTSGSSKNIDYGTLTAIFVSENKSLVEMAGKLLLAAQRQEGLRQQICETIDEGNQENFEYMFKIIYDNDLIRFSSVKRALGVWTGLLGQNYNTPETVGKKELEIINKLIDNPKYANELLKSDDNVEVYLALWYKASQDVKFALEAVQELLKVTKIHTKLLVAYNLDIFQDIKYQRTIAKDIIKDYSKKDDNDFLKIVACYWEHLSYNSYSNSSIKTNRGLFDTTDEAKKFFEILKKVFVLIDGKDKGFNPIIFPWVSRYIYKHNIASFLFTIATSYPELNLKNEVFTYFKAIEPYSRGAYLKSLFNKPENKDEELLVVKMLTDTNVTNEANKIIRANNLATKYAKEIEDALRLKTADVRKNAIGLILSLESSKLLETTENLVKDKNGNKRLAGLDILTKVKDKPDFTKEKIEKIVASIKEPTDPEKILIDGLVGKVETTESSDLYDKTYKFELPYEVKEVKKLSKNVKKNKDGVYILEKSIDAKDIFTKTEDELFELVKKFNALIVNNGTHEYTNAYTGEKTLLRNDFLPIVKRTNYYYSVDEHLDEYPLADTWREFYKNEIKDFSTLYQLYLLTQSHLRIENFNNVINKILHTTPRIILNKIIHHFKTFSNNEIMEKIVYLLYKEYKEENKEYLFETSKAFFIELLKENPTNLVHKKNKNENYNSIFNLEYSIPTIVFRTLSEYYDEKTFTENLILKLNFENKIVIYKLRENFYSLLEIANAVELGLVEKDLLIKSIFSENIDNMGTNFRNLYNFLGIKNPHHYYYYDYNDVEKTKNSWNYDNAVKVLKKYGLEVVNYVVDNELKRGDSKTKYSKLITSINRIEGVDYLIRILQALGNEKLLRSDYWYGDNTSKKEVLSYLLKVCFPSEKDDLKTFKEKIKKTNISEERLVEVAMYSSQWIELIDKFLKWKGFTSGCYYFQAHMSDVSKDKEGIIAKYSPISIEDFQAGAFDIDWFKDAYKQLGKEHFDILYESAKYITDGAKHSRARKFADAVLGNMKVKDVEKEISAKRNKDLVASYSLIPLAKNKIKDALSRYKFLQNFLKESKQFGAQRRASEAKAFEVSLENLSRNMGYSDVTRLTWAMESEMMAEMKKYFEPKKIQDYSVYIEIDELGQSSIKYEKDGKVLKSLPTKIKGEKYIEEIKEVHKNLKEQYSRSRKMLEQSMEDGVEFYAYEIKTLSTNPVVAPLIKNLVFKIDNILGYYEDNKLIGFDKKSKKVTLIDDIDKDVLLTIAHPFDLFNSKQWPLYQHDILEREVKQVFKQVFRELYIKTKDELKMDKSRRYAGHQIQPTKTVALLKTRRWVVDDYEGLQKVYYKENIIAKMYAMTDWYSPAEVEAPTIEDIVFYDRKTFELMTIENIPDLVFSEVMRDIDLVVSVAHVGDVDPETSQSTIEMRKAIIEFNAKLFKLKNVTFTESHALIKGTRAEYSIHLGSGVIHQKAGATIEVLPVHSQHRGRIFLPFIDEDPKTAEIMSKVLLFAQDEKIKDIFILEQII, encoded by the coding sequence ATGTTAAATTTTTATGGAAATAAGTTTACTTCAAAAGTTAATAGCTTTATAAGTAAAATTAAGACAGAAGTAAAAACTTTAGATAGAGATAATCAAAGATTTATTGAAGATATCTTTACCAAAAGAAATTATCATGGTTATGGAGAGATTTTACAAGATAATTTAATTAATAAATTTTCAAGAAGGGAAAATGCTAAATTTGAAGATATTTTCCCAGAAAATATATACCCAGCACTAGAAATACTTATAGGAGAAGCTAATTTAAAAAACTTTATAAAAATTGGAGAAAAAATCACAAAAACTCCCTATACTATGGGATATACAAGAAGAATGGTCAGAAGTACAAATTATCGTAACTATATAGATAAACTTTTTTCTGTTCTTAAAACATTTGTACACTACAAGTTTTTTGATATTGATACTAAAAAATTATTACTTGGAAACTGTGATTTCCATGGTCTTGAAGGTTGGGATTTAAAAAATTTAATTTCTTCACTTGAAAATAAATATGTTATTGCTAATGAGATTGACAATGGAAATCAAGAAGTTATAGATTTCATCAATGAAGCTTTGACAAGTGGTTCTTCTAAAAATATAGATTATGGAACCTTAACAGCAATATTTGTTTCTGAAAATAAATCTCTAGTAGAAATGGCAGGAAAATTACTTCTTGCTGCACAAAGACAGGAAGGACTTCGTCAACAAATATGTGAAACAATAGATGAAGGAAATCAAGAAAATTTTGAATATATGTTTAAAATTATCTATGATAATGATTTAATTCGTTTCTCTTCTGTTAAAAGAGCCTTAGGAGTTTGGACAGGTTTACTTGGTCAGAACTATAATACACCTGAAACAGTAGGTAAAAAAGAATTAGAGATTATAAATAAACTAATTGACAATCCTAAATATGCTAATGAGCTTTTAAAGAGTGATGATAATGTTGAGGTATATCTTGCACTTTGGTATAAGGCAAGCCAAGATGTAAAGTTTGCACTTGAAGCTGTACAAGAACTTTTAAAAGTCACTAAAATACATACAAAATTATTAGTTGCATATAATTTAGATATTTTTCAAGATATAAAATATCAAAGAACTATTGCTAAAGATATTATTAAAGACTATTCAAAAAAAGATGATAATGATTTCTTAAAAATAGTTGCTTGCTATTGGGAACATCTATCTTATAACAGTTATAGTAATTCTTCTATAAAGACTAATAGAGGACTTTTTGATACAACAGATGAGGCAAAAAAATTTTTTGAAATATTAAAAAAAGTTTTTGTATTAATAGATGGTAAAGATAAAGGTTTTAATCCTATTATTTTTCCTTGGGTAAGCAGATATATATATAAACATAATATAGCGAGCTTTCTATTTACAATTGCTACTTCATATCCTGAATTAAATTTAAAAAATGAAGTATTTACTTATTTTAAAGCTATTGAACCTTATTCTCGTGGTGCCTATTTAAAATCATTATTCAACAAACCTGAAAATAAAGATGAAGAGTTATTAGTTGTAAAAATGTTAACTGATACAAATGTTACAAATGAGGCAAATAAAATAATAAGAGCAAATAATTTAGCCACTAAATATGCTAAAGAAATTGAAGATGCACTTAGATTAAAAACTGCTGATGTTAGAAAGAATGCTATTGGTTTAATTTTAAGCCTTGAAAGTTCAAAATTATTAGAAACAACTGAAAATTTAGTTAAAGATAAAAATGGAAATAAAAGACTGGCAGGTCTAGATATTCTAACTAAAGTAAAAGATAAACCAGATTTTACAAAAGAAAAAATTGAAAAAATTGTTGCTTCTATAAAAGAGCCAACAGATCCAGAAAAAATACTTATTGATGGTTTAGTAGGGAAAGTTGAAACTACTGAATCTTCTGATTTATATGATAAAACATATAAATTTGAACTTCCTTATGAAGTAAAAGAAGTTAAGAAACTTTCTAAAAATGTTAAGAAAAATAAAGATGGAGTGTATATTCTTGAAAAAAGTATTGATGCAAAAGATATTTTCACTAAAACTGAGGATGAACTTTTTGAATTAGTTAAAAAATTTAATGCTTTAATTGTTAATAATGGTACCCATGAATATACAAATGCTTATACTGGTGAAAAAACTTTACTAAGAAATGACTTTCTTCCTATAGTAAAAAGAACAAACTATTATTATAGTGTAGATGAGCACTTAGATGAATATCCTTTAGCAGATACTTGGAGAGAATTTTATAAAAATGAAATAAAAGATTTTTCTACACTTTATCAATTGTATCTTCTTACTCAATCTCATTTAAGGATTGAAAATTTCAATAATGTTATTAACAAAATTTTACATACTACTCCAAGAATTATCCTTAACAAGATAATTCATCATTTTAAAACTTTTTCTAATAATGAGATAATGGAAAAAATAGTATATTTACTATATAAAGAATATAAAGAAGAAAATAAGGAATATCTATTTGAAACTTCAAAAGCTTTCTTTATTGAACTTCTAAAAGAAAATCCTACAAATTTAGTCCACAAAAAAAATAAAAATGAAAATTATAACAGTATTTTCAACTTAGAATATAGTATTCCTACAATTGTTTTCAGAACTTTATCTGAATACTATGACGAAAAAACTTTTACAGAAAATTTAATTTTAAAACTAAACTTTGAAAACAAAATAGTCATTTACAAACTTAGAGAAAACTTTTATTCTCTACTTGAAATAGCAAATGCTGTTGAACTTGGCCTAGTAGAAAAAGATTTACTTATAAAGAGTATTTTTTCTGAAAATATAGATAATATGGGTACCAATTTTAGAAATCTATACAATTTTTTAGGAATTAAAAATCCTCATCATTACTATTATTATGATTATAACGATGTTGAGAAAACTAAGAATTCTTGGAACTATGATAATGCAGTAAAAGTTTTAAAAAAATATGGGCTAGAAGTTGTTAACTATGTAGTTGACAATGAATTAAAAAGAGGAGATAGTAAAACTAAATATTCTAAACTAATCACTTCTATCAACAGAATAGAGGGAGTGGACTATCTAATTAGAATTTTACAAGCACTTGGAAATGAAAAGTTACTTAGAAGTGACTATTGGTATGGAGACAACACAAGTAAAAAAGAAGTTCTTAGTTATCTATTAAAAGTATGTTTCCCTAGTGAAAAAGATGACTTAAAGACTTTTAAAGAAAAAATTAAGAAAACTAATATCTCAGAAGAAAGGTTAGTTGAGGTGGCTATGTATTCATCTCAATGGATAGAACTGATAGATAAATTCTTAAAATGGAAGGGCTTTACAAGTGGTTGCTACTATTTCCAAGCACATATGAGTGATGTTTCTAAAGATAAAGAAGGAATAATTGCAAAATATTCTCCTATTTCCATAGAAGATTTTCAAGCAGGAGCCTTTGATATTGATTGGTTTAAAGATGCCTACAAACAATTAGGTAAAGAACACTTTGATATTTTGTATGAAAGTGCAAAGTATATAACTGACGGAGCTAAACATTCTCGTGCTAGAAAGTTTGCTGATGCAGTTTTAGGAAACATGAAGGTTAAAGATGTTGAAAAAGAAATTTCTGCTAAGAGAAATAAAGACTTAGTTGCAAGTTATTCTTTAATACCATTAGCTAAAAATAAAATTAAAGATGCACTTAGTCGTTATAAATTTTTACAAAATTTTTTAAAAGAAAGTAAACAATTTGGTGCACAAAGAAGAGCTAGCGAAGCTAAAGCCTTTGAAGTATCTTTAGAAAATTTATCTCGTAATATGGGTTATTCTGATGTTACTCGTCTAACTTGGGCTATGGAAAGTGAAATGATGGCTGAAATGAAAAAATATTTTGAGCCTAAGAAAATCCAAGATTATTCAGTATATATAGAAATTGATGAATTAGGTCAAAGCTCAATAAAATATGAAAAAGATGGAAAAGTTTTAAAATCTTTACCCACTAAAATAAAGGGTGAAAAGTATATTGAAGAAATTAAAGAAGTTCATAAAAACTTAAAAGAACAATATAGCCGTTCAAGAAAAATGTTAGAGCAATCAATGGAAGATGGAGTTGAATTCTATGCCTATGAAATTAAAACTCTATCAACTAATCCTGTTGTTGCTCCATTAATTAAAAATTTGGTATTTAAAATTGATAATATCTTAGGATATTATGAAGATAATAAACTTATTGGTTTTGATAAAAAATCTAAAAAGGTAACTTTAATTGATGATATTGATAAAGATGTTTTATTAACAATAGCACATCCATTTGATTTATTTAATAGTAAACAATGGCCTTTGTATCAACATGATATTTTAGAAAGAGAAGTAAAACAAGTATTTAAACAAGTCTTCCGTGAACTATATATTAAAACTAAAGATGAACTTAAAATGGATAAATCAAGAAGATATGCAGGTCATCAAATTCAACCTACTAAGACAGTTGCTCTACTTAAAACTAGAAGATGGGTAGTGGATGACTATGAGGGCTTACAAAAAGTTTATTATAAAGAAAATATAATAGCTAAAATGTATGCAATGACAGATTGGTACTCACCAGCTGAAGTTGAAGCCCCTACTATTGAAGATATAGTTTTTTATGATAGAAAAACTTTTGAACTAATGACAATAGAAAATATACCTGATTTAGTTTTCTCAGAAGTTATGAGAGATATTGATTTAGTTGTAAGTGTGGCACATGTAGGAGATGTAGATCCTGAAACAAGTCAATCAACTATTGAAATGCGTAAAGCAATTATTGAATTCAACGCTAAATTGTTCAAATTGAAAAATGTTACATTTACTGAAAGTCATGCTCTAATAAAAGGAACAAGAGCAGAATATTCAATTCATTTAGGAAGTGGAGTAATTCATCAGAAAGCTGGTGCAACTATAGAAGTCTTACCTGTTCATTCTCAACATAGAGGAAGAATTTTCTTACCATTTATAGATGAAGATCCAAAGACTGCTGAAATAATGTCTAAGGTATTACTATTTGCACAAGATGAAAAAATTAAAGACATATTTATCTTAGAACAAATTATTTAA